TATCGAACACAGCCATCACAGGCTCGCCGATGTAACGGTCTTCGCGTAGCGGCAGCGATAATGAAACAGGCATGGTATGTTCCCATGTCAGCCATGATGCCTCATAGCGGAAGTCGATTGCGCCTGAGGGTTCTCTGTTCAGTTGACCAACGAGGCGAGCGTTGAGGAAAATATTGAGCGGCGCATATGCGCGACGGCGACCCATTAAAATATATCCTCAATATCTTTTGCGCTTGTTTGCGACCGTGGGCGAATAATCAGTTCCAAACCCAAGGCGGAAAGGATATCGAACAGTGTGCTTAACTTGACGCCGCCCTCTCCAGCCTCCAGGGCTGAAACGGTTGGCTGGCGCAGGCCGGCTCTTGCGCTGACGTCTCGCTGGGTTAAGCCCAGGGACTTGCGCCGGCGGCGGATTGCATCGCCAGTCTGTTTTGCGGTACGCGCTGTATTTTCCATCAATAGAATCCTCTCTCTTTTTTCAATATACGTTACAGCGTATAAAAACACAATATACGCTGTAACGTATAAACCACACTTATACGCTACGGCGTATATTGTGTGCGTTGGAACAGTGGCGTTCGTGATGTTGAGGCGATCACCCTTCACAATCTTAGAGAAATGACCCGTTGAGCACCGAAGGCTGCGAATAAGGCTTCGCCCATCTGGCAAACAGGGTGGCGAACAGGATTGAAGTGGCGGCGCTTTCGCAGAAAGTGGGCCACTTCTACTATCCTGCCACTCTTACGACAGGGAAAGTTGTGTGTTTTCGGTTCTTTTTATGTGTAATCGGTTTATTTCGGTTGAGATCCGTTCTTCTCTGTTGTTTTCGAATTATTCTGTCATTTCAAACGGTTATTCATTGTTGCTTTCGGTTATTTTCCGTTACAATCGGTTTAACTCGGTTGTTTTAGTTGTGGAAGATTAAGTCATGGCGCGTTGGGGACAGGCAAGGGTCGAAGTCTTGGCACTTCGTCAGGAAATCAAGGATGAGCTGGTCAGGGGCGTGCCTGTTAAACAGGTCTATGACATGTTTGTAAAGCGTGGCCATATCACGGTCACCTACAATGGTTTCAGGCGACAGGTTCAACCCATTCGCGACGACCTGCGACGCGCCCCCATTGAGATTTCTGCATCTTCCAAGATATTGGCGAATGCACCGATCGAGACACCGGCATCACCCCTTCCCTCAGAGCGTCCAGAACTGGTTAAAGGAAAGCCCAAGAAGGGGTTCGCGTTTAATCCCGTCAGTAAGGCAGAAGATTTTTTCTAAAGGAAAAGCTGTCTGACGTCAGCGCCTTGACCGGGCAGAGCCGACCATGCACGAACGCAATGCCAACCCGACTAGCATCAAACAAAATGGGTTAGGATATCTCTTAATCAGGGCAGTAACTGACCCAAATATTCCGACGCCGGACACGAATTATTATTATGAAAACATTTAAGTCATGAGCTTGATAAAATCTAAGGAACGCGTCGCCGATCATGGAGAGGTGTTCACTCCTCCGTGGCTAGTCGAAGCAATGCTCAACCTCGTTAAGGATGAAGCCGAGCGCATCGACTCCCGATTCCTGGAGCCTGCGTGCGGCAGTGGGAACTTCCTTATCCCGATTTTACAGCGGAAGCTTGCTGCAGTCGAACTCAAGTTTGGAAAGGCGGATTTTGAAAAGCGGCACTACGCTCTTCTCGCTCTGATGTGTATCTACGGAATCGAGCTGCTGGCAGACAACATTGAAGAGTGCAATTCGAACCTAATTGAAATTTTTGCCGGGTATATGAGCCTAGATAAATCAGATGACTTGTATAACGCGGCATCTCATGTGCTGTCCCACAACCTCGTACATGGTGATGCGCTGACGATGAGAACGCATGACGGCCAGCCGATTGCTTTTGCCGAGTGGGGCTACATCGGCAAGGGCAAGTTCCAGCGCCGCGACTTTCGCTTTGACGTCCTCACCGGATCATCGGCCTTCAGCGCTGAGGGGTCTCTCTTTGCCCATCTTGGCAAACACGAAATCTTCAAGCCGATCCAGACCTACCCGCCGATGACGGTTCGCGAACTGGCCGCCGTTCGCGGAGACACACCGAAGGAGGCAG
Above is a genomic segment from Rhodospirillaceae bacterium containing:
- a CDS encoding helix-turn-helix domain-containing protein, producing MENTARTAKQTGDAIRRRRKSLGLTQRDVSARAGLRQPTVSALEAGEGGVKLSTLFDILSALGLELIIRPRSQTSAKDIEDIF
- a CDS encoding N-6 DNA methylase → MSLIKSKERVADHGEVFTPPWLVEAMLNLVKDEAERIDSRFLEPACGSGNFLIPILQRKLAAVELKFGKADFEKRHYALLALMCIYGIELLADNIEECNSNLIEIFAGYMSLDKSDDLYNAASHVLSHNLVHGDALTMRTHDGQPIAFAEWGYIGKGKFQRRDFRFDVLTGSSAFSAEGSLFAHLGKHEIFKPIQTYPPMTVRELAAVRGDTPKEAV